From the Budorcas taxicolor isolate Tak-1 chromosome 1, Takin1.1, whole genome shotgun sequence genome, one window contains:
- the OXTR gene encoding oxytocin receptor, translating to MEGAFAANWSAEAVNGSAAPPGTEGNRTAGPPQRNEALARVEVAVLSLILFLALSGNACVLLALRTTRHKHSRLFFFMKHLSIADLVVAVFQVLPQLLWDITFRFYGPDLLCRLVKYLQVVGMFASTYLLLLMSLDRCLAICQPLRSLRRRTDRLAVLATWLGCLVASAPQVHIFSLREVADGVFDCWAVFIQPWGPKAYITWITLAVYIVPVIVLAACYGLISFKIWQNLRLKTEAAAAEAAAGAEGAAADCAGRAALARVSNVKLISKAKIRTVKMTFIVVLAFIVCWTPFFFVQMWSVWDADAPKEASAFIIAMLLASLNSCCNPWIYMLFTGHLFQELVQRFLCCSFRRLKGSQPGETSVSKKIHSYTFVLSRYSSSQRSCSQPSTV from the exons ATGGAGGGCGCGTTTGCGGCAAACTGGAGCGCTGAGGCGGTCAACGGGAGCGCGGCGCCTCCGGGAACCGAGGGCAATCGCACTGCCGGGCCGCCACAGCGCAACGAGGCCCTGGCGCGGGTGGAGGTGGCCGTGCTGTCCCTCATCCTGTTCCTGGCGCTGAGCGGCAACGCGTGCGTGCTGCTGGCGCTGCGCACCACGCGCCACAAGCACTCGCGCCTCTTCTTCTTCATGAAGCACCTGAGCATAGCCGACCTGGTGGTGGCGGTGTTCCAGGTGCTGCCGCAGCTTCTGTGGGACATCACGTTCCGTTTCTACGGGCCCGACCTGCTGTGCCGCCTCGTCAAGTACCTGCAGGTGGTGGGCATGTTCGCGTCCACCTACCTGCTGCTGCTCATGTCGCTCGACCGCTGCCTGGCCATCTGCCAGCCGCTGCGCTCGCTGCGCCGCCGCACCGACCGCCTGGCGGTACTCGCCACATGGCTCGGCTGCCTGGTGGCCAGCGCGCCGCAGGTGCACATCTTCTCGCTGCGCGAGGTGGCCGACGGCGTCTTCGACTGCTGGGCCGTTTTCATTCAGCCCTGGGGGCCCAAGGCCTACATCACGTGGATCACGCTCGCCGTCTACATTGTGCCGGTCATCGTGCTTGCCGCCTGCTACGGCCTTATCAGCTTCAAGATCTGGCAGAACTTACGGCTCaagacggaggcggcggcggcagaGGCTGCCGCGGGGGCTGAGGGCGCGGCGGCAGACTGCGCGGGGCGCGCGGCTCTGGCCCGCGTCAGCAACGTCAAGCTCATCTCTAAGGCTAAGATCCGCACGGTCAAGATGACCTTCATCGTCGTGCTGGCCTTCATCGTGTGCTGGACGCCATTCTTTTTCGTGCAGATGTGGAGTGTCTGGGATGCCGATGCGCCCAAGGAAG CCTCGGCTTTCATCATCGCCATGCTTCTGGCCAGCCTCAACAGCTGCTGCAACCCCTGGATCTACATGCTCTTCACGGGCCACCTCTTCCAAGAACTTGTGCAGCGCTTCCTCTGCTGCTCATTCCGCCGCCTGAAAGGCAGCCAGCCTGGGGAGACGAGCGTCAGCAAAAAGATCCATTCGTACACCTTTGTCCTGAGCCGGTACAGCTCCAGCCAGAGAAGCTGCTCGCAGCCATCCACGGTGTGA